Sequence from the Sardina pilchardus chromosome 15, fSarPil1.1, whole genome shotgun sequence genome:
CATAAaaatattttacttattttaacGTAATCTCCTTCATTCAAGACTATTGATAATTAAACGTGTATAATTATGAGCCCTACAAACAACACAAGATAGCAAATCGTGAAACTAACCCAACAGAAGCTCCTTTACTATGATAAATGATGACTGACTAAAAACGTGGTCCATGGTCTTAAACACAGTTCTAAAGAGAGGCCCTCTGCTTCTAAACTCTTAAGTAGAAGTCAGACTTCTCACCTGATCCTCGGTGCCGTGATCAAAGGGGTGGAACCCAGGGAATGGACACAGGGCAGGCTAGCTGACCTCAGATTCAATAGAACACTGTGGGTCTCAAGACTTTGTTCTTGGTGCAGAGTAATGAGGTTTCTTCAAGACCAAATGATTTGTGCTACTATTTCTGTCAACTGAATTGCGTCGTTTgcttttttaaatgtagccatCACTTGTTAGATGTGTACATTTCTGTGACGTTTTAAAAAGGTTGATTTGCCACTGCAGTAGAGTTGTGTAGCAGACTGTGGtgttttaaaggggagactttGCCCTGACAGGCGCAGGTTGTCATGCACGATACGGTGGCGAGATCTCACACCAGAACATGTTctgacatttttacattttcacagTTCACTCCGCTCCTAAGAAATGGATGAGAGAGGAATGTTTCTCCAGTTGTTTGATAATCAGACTGTTCCTTCCTGCatgattttttctctctctatctccctttctcttttaatctccctctctctccctttctctctctctctccctctctctctctctctcactcccacactTTCAcattcattctcactctctttcttcccaGAAGCGCATTTGAAATATTAAATTGCTACTACGGCATCTTGAATGCGCCCAGAAAGAGTGCCAAAATACATTTGCTTAATGTCACAGCCAGTAATTGTGAAGGGTGCGGCTGCGCTGCCTCTGGTTCTTAGGgccgggggggccgggggggcgggggggggggggttgttgtgaACACGATGCGTAGGGCTTCCGAGAGCCTGCCGTGAACTTTTCACCCCGTCGCTCGGCTCTGTGCAGCGCTGCGTTTCGCCTCCACAGCTGCTGGTGACGAGGAGCtgaaatagagagggaggagagatgaggagagatgaggagctGGGTGGttgggatggggagggaggagagatgcgGAGCTGGGTGGttgggatggggagggaggagagatgcgGAGCTGGGTGGTTGggatagggagggaggagagatgaggagccGGGTGGTTGggatagggagggaggagagatgaggagccGGGTGGTTGGGatagggagggggggttgatgAGGAGCTGGgttgggagggaggagagatgcgGAGCTGGGTGGttgagatggggagggggggttgatgCGGAGCTGGGTGgttgggatggggagggggggttgatgCGGAGCTGGGTGgttgggatggggagggggggttgatgCGGAGCTGGGTGgttgggatggggagggggggttgatgAGGAGCTGGGTGGttgggatggggagggaggagagatgaggagctGGGTGGTTGGGatagggagggggggttgatgaggaggtgggtggttgggatggggagggaggagagaggaggagctgggtggttgggatggggagggaggagagatgcgGAGCTGGGTGGttgagatggggagggggggttgatgCGGAGCTGGGTGgttgggatggggagggggggttgatgCGGAGCTGGGTGgttgggatggggagggggggttgatgAGGAGAAAGCACTCAGCTCCACAGCGTAGACGTAGAGCGTTAGGATGGAGAGCAGAAGCACCACCCTCGTTGCATCAGACGGGGTCACTCGTAACCCTCCTCTCTCGGCAACAACAGCGCTGTGCATGTGGGCAACATACGTACGAGAGCTGGAACTGTAGTGGCCTGTAGTCTCACGgccattcttctctgtgtttATGGGCAACATACGTACGAGAGCTGGAACTGTAGAAGCCTGTAGTCTCACGGCCATTCCCTATTCTTCTCTGTGTTTATGggcaacatacagtacgtacagtaCGAGAGCTGGACCTGTATAGGCCTGTAGTCTCACGGCCATTCTCTATTCTTCTCTGTGTTTATGGGCAACATACTTACAAGAGCTGGAACTGTAGAAGCCTGTAGTCTCACGGCCATTCTCTATTCTTCTCTGTGTTTATGGGCAACATACGTACGAGAGCTGGAACTGTAGAAGCCTGTAGTCTCACGGCCATTCTCTATTCTTCTCTGTGTTTATGCGATCGCTGACATATGTTAACCAGAGCCACATCCATCGATAACCTTCCTCTGTGACGGCTCTGCACAGGAGCGGAAAAATCACTCAACGTGACgtggcatgagagagagacagagagagagagggccacgCATCGATTTACAAGGATGCGAAAACAACAAACTCTATTTCACACAGGTCCTCCTATTGATGAGCGTCTTGCTTCCACTGCCAGAGACGGATAACTGAGAAAGCAAACATGAGTGCGGGGTGGTGGGCATGGGCACAGGGTGGTGGGCATGAGTGCGGGGTGGTGGGCATGAGTGCTGGGTGGTGGGCATGAGTGCGGGGTGGTGGGCATGAGTGCGGGGTGGTGGGCATGGGCGCAGGGTGGTGGGCATGGGCGCAGGGTGGTGGGCATGAGGGCGGGGTGGTGGGCATGAGTGCGAGGTGGTGGGCATGGGCGCAGGGTGGTGGGCATGAGTGCAGGGTGGTGGGCATGGGCGCAGGGTGGTGGGCATGAGTGCGGGGTGGTGGGCATGGGCGCAGGGTGGTGGGCATGAGTGCGGGGTGGTAGGCATGAGTGCGGGGGAGTGGGCATGGGCGCAGGGTGGTGGGCATGAGTGCGGGGTGGTGGGCATGGGCGCAGGGTGGTGGGCATGAGTGCGGGGTGGTGGGCATGGGCGCAGGGTGGTGGGCATGGGTGCAGGGTGGTTGGCATGAGTGCGGGGTGGTGGGCATGGGCGTGGGGTGGTGGGCATGAGTGCAGGGTGGTTGGCATGAGTGCGGGGTGGTGGGCATGAGTGCGGGGTGGTGGGCATGAGTGCAGGGTGGTGGGCATGAGTGCGGGGGGGTGGGCATGAGTGCGGGGTGGTGGGCATGAGGGCGGGGTGGTGGGCATGAGTGCAGGGTGGTGGGCATGAGGGCGGGGTGGTGGGCATGAGTGCGGGGTGGTGGGCATGAGTGCAGGGTGGTGGGCATGAGGGCGGGGTGGTGGGCATGAGTGCGGGGTGGTGGGCATGAGTGCGGGGTGGTGGGCATGAGTGCAGGGTGGTGGGCATGAGGGCGGGGTGGTGGGCATGAGTGCGGGGTGGTGGGCATGAGTGCAGGGTGGTGGGCATGAGTGCAGGGTGGTGGGCATGAGTGCAGGGTGGTGGGCATGAGTGCGGGGTGGTGGGCATGAGTGCAGGGTGGTGGGCATGAGTGCAGGGTGGTGGGCATGAGGGCGGGGTGGTGGGCATGGGTgcggggtggtgggtggtgggcaTGAGTGCGGGGTGGTGGGCATGGGCGCAGGGTGGTGGGCATGAGTGTAGGGTGGTGGGCATGAGTGCAGGGTGGTGAGC
This genomic interval carries:
- the LOC134102352 gene encoding uncharacterized protein LOC134102352, producing MPCQCVWAHAYACPASSVPASDGRRQRAPMPTVPAEGHRRPVRYTTADPSETPVQSACVRHRPSVPMPTTPHSCSPPCTHAHHPTLMPTTLRPCPPPRTHAHHPPPRTHAHHPALMPTTLHSCPPPCTHAHHPALMPTTLHSCPPPCTHAHHPALMPTTPHSCPPPRPHAHHPALMPTTPHSCPPPRTHAHHPALMPTTLHSCPPPRTHAHHPALMPTTLHSCPPPRPHAHHPALMPTPPHSCPPPCTHAHHPALMPTTPHSCQPPCTHAHHPTPMPTTPHSCQPPCTHAHHPAPMPTTPHSCPPPCAHAHHPALMPTTLRPCPLPRTHAYHPALMPTTLRPCPPPRTHAHHPAPMPTTLHSCPPPCAHAHHLALMPTTPPSCPPPCAHAHHPAPMPTTPHSCPPPRTHAHHPALMPTTPHSCPPPCAHAHHPALMFAFSVIRLWQWKQDAHQ